A segment of the Oceanispirochaeta sp. genome:
ATCGAGCAGGAAAGCGGAGAGGACATGTTTGTTCACAAGAATGAAGTCCAGGGAAACATCAACGAAGGTGATAAAGTAGAATTTGAAATCGGTTCAGGACCCAAAGGTCCCTGTGCTGTAAATGTAAGAAGAGTTTAATTCTTCATATATAAATAAAAATTTATACGAATCCTTTTAATAGGATGGAACTTCTATGAGGCTCCATCACTATGATTGTTCAACTTACTAATGTTTCTAATTTAAGTAGTCAGATATTAAAAGGATTATTTCTTTCAAACACAATATTCCTGGACATCTCTTTTCAGGAAATTGCTTGTCTTTTTTTTTAACTTTTAAATATTTAATTTTCAATAAAATCCATCAACAGTTTATTTTAAAGATTCTTAATTGAAGGTCTTCTCATACACCCTTTAGGTATTATTATCCTCAAGGAAATATATGCGACCAAAACACAAGAGGACTGACATTCCTTACATGCCGTTTCGCATCGCATAGCTCCGACAAGCCCACCATCCTATAAGAGTACATTATTTGAGGAGGTATACTTCATCGGCTTTGAAAATTGTGACATGTTTACCAGGCCTGCCTCTCAAAATCTCCTTCAATTCCAACATGCGGCTCCGGTTATCCAGAGAGCCCTCGATGACTAGTTTTGTTTCACCCGTTAAATATTCCCGTTTGGCCAGGGTAAAGGAAAATCCTCGGTCCGATAGAATCTGAACCAAATCGGACCGATCTATATCGCTCTCCAGTGAGATACGGACAAAGTACTGCCTTTCTCCCTGAAGCCTGTGGTCCAGCTTTTTTTTAATCGTAGAACTGAGAAGACCACCCAGGATAGATCCTGTGCCATAAATCAGAACATACCAGAGACTGGTTTGCATTAGATCCAGAATTATCTTGATGACAGTGATTCCATACATGGCCTCAAAGAAATTGATTCCCATGGAGTAGTATTTATTACCTCTATTGAAGGCATCAATTTTAGCAAGAAACAAGGTGTCCTGCCCAATTCTTAAAAGCAGTATAATGCAGGCGATACGAAAGATATCTATCATTAAATTTTCCCGTTAGTTAAAAGTGTGCACAATATAATTTGGTTTTTCTTCAGTGTAAAGAGTCCATGTGTCTATATGACACAATCATTTATTTACTGTTGCTATTGAAGATTTTAGATCCCTGATTATTGCCAATTTTCAAAAAAAAAGGGACCCCCCACTGGAGCTCCCCCTGCATCAATAAAAATTTTAACTACTCTATACCGTATTCTTTGCCATAATTGTCCATTACAAAATCGATGTCCTTGTCTCCCCTGCCGCTCAGGTTTACCAGGATGGATTGTCTTGGTTTCTGCAGTGCCAGCTTGCAGGCAAAGGCTGTGGCATGGGCACTTTCAAGTGCGGGAATAATCCCTTCAAGCTGACTCAGCTCAAAGAATGAATCCAGAGTTTCCTTATCGTCGGCTGTAACATAATTCACCCGTCCCATATCTTTGAGCATGGAATGTTCAGGACCGACACCGGGGTAATCCAAGCCGCTGGCAATGGAATAAACTGGTGCGGGTTCACCCTTTTCATCCTGAAGGGTATAACACTTGAATCCATGGATCATACCGGGTTTTCCCAGAGTCATTGTAGCCGCATGGTCACCCAGATTCAGCGAACGCCCCGCAGGTTCAACACCATAGATTTGACACTCATCTTCGATGTAGGCCGAGAAAAGACCCATGGCATTACTGCCGCCCCCCACACAGGCAACCAGATTGTCTGGTTGCTCTCCGGTCATATCAAAAAACTGTTCTTTGGCTTCAATCCCGACAACTCGTTGGAAATCGCGAACCATCATGGGGAAAGGATGAGGACCGACGACCGAACCAATACAGTAGATACTGGTGATGGGGTCCTGCATATAGGCTCCGAAGGCTGAATCCACCGCTTCTTTGAGGGTCTTCAGGCCAAAAGAGACAGGAATAACCTTGGCCCCGAGAATCTTCATTCTGACGACATTGGGATGTTCTTTGACTATATCCACTTCGCCCATATGAATCTCACATTCCAGTCCGAAGTAGGCAGCAGCAGTTGCCAGAGCCACTCCATGCTGACCGGCACCCGTTTCTGCAATAAGCTTCTTTTTACCGAGATACTTGGCAAGGAGAGCTTCACCCATACAGTGATTGAGTTTGTGAGCCCCTGTATGATTCAGGTCTTCTCTCTTCAGGTAGATACGGCCACCGTACTTTTCAGACAGGGACTTAGCATAATACACAGGGGTAGGTCTCCCCTGAAAATGCTTTCTGATGGATCTTAATTCGGTTATGAAATCATGTGATTTACTGATCGAGAAATAGGCGTCAGTAATCTTCTCCATTTCTATCTGCAGATCGGGTGGAATGAACGATCCGCCGTATGCACCAAAATTTCCTTTTTCATCAGGATTGATTTTAAAATACCCCATGGTTTTATCCTTTTCTTGATTTATGATTTAGTGAATAAGAGGATTATAACCGTTTCTACGCATAGAATCAATCTTTTTTTAAAAAATTTTCATCAGATGATATCCCAGCTCTCAAGACTCTTAAAATGATCAGCTGACCCAGTCTTGCCAGGACGGGCTCCCTGCAGGGCAAGGGTTCCACCAATACTGCCGCCTGCCTCTTCAATCCTCTTTGATAGATATTGAAAGACAGCTTTAGAATCTCTCTTCTCGGGATCTGCCTGGAGGGTAAAGATGTAGACCTTTTTACCCTGCAGATCTACCCCATCTAAAAAGGCATTCATGGCGGGTGTACCATGGGCGGCCCAGATGGGTGTTCCCAGAATCAAGATATCCTTGTCGGCACATTTTTCCCAGGGAGCATCCGCCAGGGGGGTCGACTTGGCCTTGAGCGCCAAATAGCCGGAACGTAAAAAGCCTTTGACCGGTTTTTTTTCTTTCAGTTCAATCAACTCTGCATCCACACGCGCGGCCAGTATGGTAGCGGCCAATTTTGTACTTCCATTCCTGGAAAAGAAAACTAATGCTTTTGTACTCATACCTAAAAATACCCTATTGGGGAAATAATTCAAGTTTTTTTCTTTTTGGATCTTGACAAAGGGTTCAAACACAACTACAGTCTTAGTGTATTACTTTATTAGTACACCCTTCGACCTCGACAACTTAATTCACCAAAGCTCTAAACGAGCTTTGGTAGTGTAAGGAGAACCCACAAATGATCCCTGCCATAAAGATTGAGAATCTAATTTTCCGCTACGGAAAAGAACCCCTGTTTAATGAACTGAATCTGAACATAGGCCCCGGACTATACGGACTTCTGGGAAAAAACGGTGCCGGAAAATCAACGCTGCTCAAGATCATCTCCGGCCAGCTTTACCCCCACAGCGGAAGTTGCAGAACGATGGGAGAAGATCCAACCCGAAGAAGCCCCTCCCTCCTCTCCAAGGTTTATTACCTCCCCGAAGACATACAGGTCCCCGAAATCAAAGGAGATAGATATGTCAGCCTCAATTCCCCCTTTTATCCGGACTTCGACAAGGAGTCCTTTGACAGGGCCCTAAAACTGTTTGAAGTCCCTGGAAGAAAAAATCTGAACACCCTGTCATACGGGCAAAAGAAAAAATTCCTCATCTCCTTTGCCATGGCCACCCGCTGCCCTCTGCTTCTCTTAGACGAACCCACCAATGGATTAGATATTCCCTCAAAGAGTCAGTTTCGCCAGGTGGCAGCCAGCATGGATCTGGAGACTCAGGCTATGATCATCTCCACCCATCAGGTCAGGGATATGGAAATGCTGATTGATCCCATCATCATCGTGGATAAGGGGAAAATCATCCTGAACAAATCTATGGAACAGATCCTGAACAATTACCATCTGGTTCTCCAGGAAAATGAACCCCTCCCGGGAGAGGCGCTGTATTGGGAAAAAGTGCTGGGTGGATATTCGGTGGTTAAGGAAGGCCCGACAGAAGAAGGAAAGACCATGGATCTTGAATTTCTGTTCAATCTGGTTATTAACAAAGGAGGTATATCATGACCCTGGAGAATCATTTCAACCTCTATAGATTTTTCCTTCTCTTTAAAAAAGACCTGATTCAGGGATATAAGGCTCTTCTGATCACAGCGGCGGCGGTAGTCGGAGTCATATTGTTCCTTTTACTTGTATCCAGCCCGGGAGAAGCCAGTTCTGAGGTTCATCAGGGTTTGTTTCTGCCACTCCTCTGGTTGGGAGGGCTGATATTTACGAGTCTATCCTTCAAAGAAGCCCATTCGGTCAATCTGATCCACAACTGGCTGATGACACCGGCCTCTCCTCTGGAAAAATTTCTTCAGAAGCTTCTGCTCACAACAGTCTTTTACATTCTAGCCTTATTGGCCGGATTTTTCCTGGCGACATGCCTGAACAGCCTGATCTACCTGATCTTCTTCAAGCGGTCAGTCCCCCTGTTCAATCCGGCCCAATCCTGGTTATGGGTCAACATCGGTCACTATCTGATTGTCCAATCCATCTTCTTTCTGGGAGCCGTCTGGTTCCGTAAATACAATTTTGTCAAAACAGTTCTGACAATCAATGTTTTGCAAATAGGGATGACCCTGACTGGGGGAACCATTGCTCTCCTCACATATTGGGGACCCATCAGGGAAGCCACTAATGGAAATGCCGGCTTCTTTATGGAAGGAGGACAAATTCTGATAGAGAATTTCAACCGCCTGAACCCGCTGGTCATCACAACGATGAAGATTGTGTACTTTGGATTATTGGCTCCTTTTTTCTGGTTTGTATCCTGGCTCAGGATGAGGGAAATTGAGGTCAAAGATGGAGTTTAAAGAGAAAAAATCCATTTACATCCAGATCGCCGATCATTTTTCAGACAACATCCTCAAGGGGATATGGCAAAAGGAAGACAGAATTCCTTCGGTCAGGGAAATGGCGGTACAGCTGGAGGTAAACCCGAACACGGTCATGAGAGCCTATGCCCACCTTCAGGACAAATCAGTCATTTATAACAGAAGAGGCATTGGATATTTTGTGACTCCCGAGGCGGAAAAAGAGGTAAAAGCAATGAAAAAGGAAGATTTTATGAATCATACCCTTCCTGAATTTTATAAATTAATAAAATTACTGGATATCGATATGAAAGAGCTGACCCAAGGTTATAAAGAATTCCTGAAACAGGAGGAACACCATGAAGAGTAGTACAAAAGTTCTTGGATCTGTCCTATTGGCGATCCTTCTTATTTTATGTGTCACCATTGTAGGCTCCCGCATTTACCTGAACCTGAAGATAGGCAATGAATATATTAAAGAAGGAGCCCTGATTATGGAAGATCCCGAGACCCTCTCATACCCTATGAAGACTTTCAACTCTCTGGATTTTTCCGGAGCATGGGAGATTAAGATTACAGAAGGATCTGAATATGCGATCAAAGTAACCGGCCCTGCTAACCTTCTGGATAAAGTGGAAATCAGTCAGACCGGAAAGAAGTTGATAATAAAGAACCTCAACCGTCAGAACCTTTTGAAGGATACATTTAAAATAAGCCTCATCCTGCCAGATTTAGAGGCCCTTTATATTGCCGGCGGAGTCGACATGAGTTTTGACGGATTTTCAGGAGAATCCCTTCTGATCAATCTTGCTGGTGCCGGAAGAATTCGGGGCTTTGATTCTTCCTATGAAAATTTAACTCTCAATTGCACCGGAGCAGGACAGCTGGATCTGACCGATTGTTTGAGTACAAATGCGAAAGTCAACTTAAGCGGGGCCGGCGAAGTCCTTCTGAATATGGGGGGAGGCATTTTAAGCGGGAGCATAAGCGGACTTGGTTCCGTGGAATATCAAGGGTCCTTAAGGGAAAATCAGATACAAGTTTCCGGCTTGGGAAATGTCAATTCCCGATAAAATAGTACATGGCCAATGAAGTCTTCAGTGAAGGTAAGAGGAGATCCTGATCAGGAGTGCCGCCGGAGTGCTGATAGTTGGGGCTGGTTCCGTTATGGTTTCCACGGCATAAGGAAGACTTGCCCCACCCGCAGCGGGGCTGTATACTCGGATGAATCATGTCAAAGAGTAAAAAGGGCCTTCTCTCTAAAAGAGTGACCAGAGCCATAATGGAATATGAGCTGATAAATAAGAATGATAGAGTCCTGATTGCCCTCTCGGGCGGTAAGGACTCATTGCTTTTGTGCTGGCTTCTGAGCCGGATGTCCCGGTCTTTTCCCATCCCTTTTACAGTTCATGCCCTTCATGTTTCCTCGGAAGTCCACCCTCCCCCCCTGGCTCCGGCCCTCACCTCACTGATGGAGGAGTGGGGAATCCCCTATACGATTTTAACGAGAGAGCTAAAGAGTCATCTCCGGCACGGCCAGGACTTCAACTGCTTCCTTTGCGCCCGAAAACGACGGGAAGCCCTGCTTACATTCGCACAGGAAAACCAGTATGAAACCATAGCCCTGGGTCATCATATGGATGACCTGCTCCAGACTCTTCTTATGAACATGACCTGGCAGGGTGAACTGGCAGCGATGCCTCCCCGGCTGGATTACACAGTCAAGCTGAAAATGATACGGCCTCTGTGCCTGATACAGGAACATCATATAAAGGACTTTGTCTGTGAAATGGAATGGAAAATTCCGGCAAAACACTGTCCTTATGAAGGACAGACCCGCCGGAAGGAAGCTGCGGCCCTGGTGGAAATGATGAGCCAGGGTAAAGACAGCCTCAAGTACAATATTTACAAATCACTGGGTAATATAAAAACTGATCTTCTGCCCGGGTCCATTATATAGTGGAACAGCTTTCTCTGTTGGAACAGGAAATTCTTCTTCGATCTTCGACAATAAGAGCCGAATCAGACAGATAGGAGCCAGCACTCCTAATGAAGTCTTCCGCCCGGGAATCTGCTATGAAATACTCGATCCATTTACCATCTTTCCTCTGTTCCACCAAGCCGGCACTCTTGAGAATTTTCAGATGATTGGAGAGGGTTCCACCGGCTATATCCAGACCAGAGAGGAGTTGGCAGACACACAATGGCTTCTCCAGGAGCATCATGCAGATCCTGAAGCGATTGGCTTCGCCCATGGCTTTCAATTGATTCACCAGTACTTTCATAATTCAAAAATATCAGAAAGGTCTTGCCTAATCAATGCCATACTGATACATTTAGCTAAACATCTAATTGTATCAAGGAGAAGGGATGCAGATCTTTACAATACTGGCAGATTTTCTGACCTATTCAGTTTTTAATATGGAGAAGGGTTCTCTGGCATCTTCAATTCATTTTTTCATTGAAGATACGACTAAAATTTTCGTCCTCCTTTTTATTATGATTTATCTGATTGCTCTGGTCCGTGCCGGGATAGATACAGAGAGAATTAGAAACTACCTGCAGGGAAAACACAGAGGAGTCGCCTATTTTCTGGCTTCCCTCTTCGGCGGGATAACCCCCTTTTGCTCCTGCTCGAGTATCCCCCTCTTCCTGGGATTTACATCGGCCAGGATTCCTCTGGGAATCACCATGGCCTTTTTGATAACCTCCCCCATGATCAACGAAGTGGCACTGATTCTTTTAGGCTCCATTCTGGGCCTCAAATTCATGATGCTCTATGTGATAACCGGCATGACAGCAGGGATTCTAGGCGGCTTTTTTATCGATGCCATCGGGGCCGAAAAATACCTCACACCCCTGGGACAGCAGGCCAGGACCATGCAGACCGAAGAGGCAGAGGAACAATCAAAGAAATTGACCCTCAGGAACAGGCATGATTTTGCCAGGGATGAGGTAAAAACGATTGTCGCCAGGGTCTGGAAGTGGATTTTCATTGGTGTAGGGCTGGGAGCAGCCCTTCATGGCTTTGTGCCTGAAACGTTTATCACAGACAATCTGGGCAAAGGGAACTGGTGGGCTCTGCCGGGAGCCGTTCTCTTAGGAATACCCTTGTATTCTTCGGCCACGGCGATAGTACCAGTAGCAGAAACACTCCTGGCCAAGGGATTGCCCGTCGGGACGACCCTGGCCTTTATGATGAGCACCGTAGCAGCCAGCTTTCCCGAATTCATGATGCTGAAGCAGGTGATGAAACCACGGCTGCTATTGATCTTTTTCTTAATGCTGCTGGTATTTTTTACCTCGGCAGGATGGATTTTTAACACCATTTATTAGGCACTTAGGCCTAAACGGGAAAATTACCAAGGCCCTTAGGCCCTGAGCGAAAAAGACACCGAGGCTGTGTTACACCCTTCGGCCCTGAGCAGGAAAACCACCAAGGCTCCCTGCGGAGCCTTGGTAGCCAATAAAAAACTGGTAGCAAATAAAGACACTAATAAAAACATTGGTAAAAAACCAAAACCAGAAATATAGGAGACAAAGATGAAAATTGAAGTATTAGGTTCGGGATGTGCCCGTTGCAAAGTCCTTGAAAAAAACACGAGAGAAGCGGTAAAAACTGCCGGATTGGATGCAGAAATTGTCAAAGTGGAAGACATGAAGCAGATCATGGCCTACCAGGTGCTGTCGACTCCTGCCCTCGTTCTTGACGGCAAAGTCATCAGCACAGGAAAACTCCTCAATCCTGATGAAATAATAGCGCTTATCCAGGCTTAAAGTCCTTAGAAATCAAAGCCCGGTTTCATTCAGAAGCCGGCAGATTTCCCGGATATAGCTCTGGCAATGAGTATCAAACAGGTGCTGTTCCCGGGCTTTCTGAAGCCCTCCGGCTTTATGAAAATCTATCTTGAGAAGAGAGATGCAATCAGTACTGCCAAATTTCCTGTGAAAGGAGAGCAGGATATTCTGTGACTTCTCAAACAGAATCTGTTTGCTTTCAAAAACGGAATCACTGTCATAATACCGGCAACCCAGCACCATGAGTGCACCCGTTAGAGCCCCGCAGGTTTTCTGCATGGTACCGATACCGGCCCCGAAACCGGCAGCAAGATTCATGGCCGTCTTCGCGTCGATCCCCAGCTGATTATGATACGCACCCAGGATAGACTGGGCACTGTTAAACCCATGCTTATGCAGGTGGATTGCCCTATCAAGGGGATCTTCTCCATTGTTCATACCCTGTCCCTGATTCTATACTTTTTTAATAAGCTCATATACTATAATAATCCCCTGTTCTCCCGTTGTGAATACAACTAAAGTTGTAGTTTTTACCTATACAGGCATTTTTTTTTAAATTAAACTAAAAAGGCTTAAAGTAAGGTACACAATAGGATGAAATGGACAAAAGATGGAACTGCTGCTGGATGACGCATCCCAGGAAATTATACGTGAATTGATCAGTCCTCCTGATCCTTTGACTTCACTCCATGATCATCTTGAGTTTTTTTCTTACAAACTCAGTCAAATTATGAAAAGCCAATACCATGCTATCGTGCTGCTTCCCGGAGCGGTCAACTCCACGATGATTCTTGTGGCGAATAATCCTCCGGATTTTGATCAAGCCTATAGAGAATCCCTGATTGATCATGATTTCATCCTGCAGAAGCTGTCCGAAAATCCACACCAGATTGTCCATCTCTTTGAGCTGTTGAAGAATCCAGTATACTCAAACAATTGGTTCTATAAGGAAGCCCAGAGATTGAGGCCCGCCGGAGATTGCCTATACTGTCCGTTTCAAGAGGACGGTGAGTTGATAGGATTCCTGGGACAAGTCCGTCCCTACCTGTCAGAGCCTTATGGTGACCATGAAATCAACCTGATGCAGCTCCTTGCTCCGGCACTGTCCAGCCATCTGCAGCTGCTGCGCTCCCGGCATTTCCGGCCCAATCTGGAAGAGGGGAATGAAAAATTCCAGAATTTTCTGAAAACCTTTAATCTGACCGAAAGGGAATGCCAGGTTCTTAAGCTGATGGTCAAAGGTTTAACGAACAAACAACTTGCTCTGAAACTGGAAATAACAGAAAACACTGTGAAGAGGCATGTCTTCAATATTTTTGAGAAAACCCGGGTTCGGAACCGGACCCAGTTGATAATTAAAACAAACCTAGGTTGACAGTGCTTCGGCGGCATCCTTGACGAGCTGGGATTCTCCCTTTTTACAAATAAGAGCTTTGCCGTTCTTTATCACCACAATAAGGTCTTCCACACCGCAGAGAGCGACAGGGATATCAGAGTAGACAAAATTACTGTCATTTCCCCCTGAGAATACAGGAACTTCCGAGGGAGGATTCAGATCGGCAATAACATCCCAGCTGCCGACGTCATTCCAGTCAAATCCCGAGCGGACCATGGCGATGCGGCTGCTTTTCTCCATGAGGGCATAGTCTACGGATTCCCGGGGAAGTGAGGCGTAGAGAAGAGTGAGTTCATCATCAGGCATGACCACTGTCACATCATTTTCAGCAGTGGAGGCAGGACAATGAAGAGCTGGCAGAAATGGCTTCAGCATATCAGGACTCCCCGCCAGCAGTTCCTGTTCAAACAGCGATATTTTATAAGTGAACATTCCCGAGTTCCACAGATAATTCCCGGCCTTCAGGAATTCTTCGGCTCTGGTCTGATCTGGTTTTTCCTTAAAGGATACAACCTTGAATCCCGGACCGGTCTCTTCACCGGCTTCGATGTAGCCGTACCCTGTGGAGGGAAAGTCCGGCTTGATGCCGAAGACCACAAGATTATCCAGAGCCGCCAGAATCGAAGCATCATCCACATCACGGGCAAATTGATCCACATCCTGGATGAGGTGGTCTGCCGCCAGAACAAGAACCTGGGCCTCTTTGTTTCCTGTCTTTTCTTTCAACCAGGCTCCGGCATAAGCCAGGGCTGGTCCGGTATTCCGGGCTTCCGGTTCGGCCAGAAGAATAAGCTTTTTTCTTATGTCTCCGGGTAGATGACGGCTGTCTTCCAGGGCAGCATCGACATGATCTTTATGAGTGACCACAAGAATTTTTCCCTTGATATTCAATGAAGCGGCCCTTTTTATGGTTCCCAGAAAGAGGGAATCCTTACCCTGGACAGTCATAAACTGTTTAGGTTTGCTGTTGTTAGAGGCGGGCCAAAGCCTCTTACCTGCTCCTCCAGCCATAATAATGACATGATCTACCATTGGGAAAACCTCCGTGGAATACAACCGGCTGAACTGTATTAAAAACAAAGTCCATCCTGCTCGACTATTCTTATATTACATTATAATATGGTTAAAAACCTGAAATTGTACAGAGGAGCGGGAACATGGCCTTTACCTTATCCATATATCCATGGGTCTATGTGGGAAAATTTAATGAGAGCTGGTCGGGAGACTTTATCGAACAGGAACATCTGAGTCCTGAAGGAGAAGCCGCCTTAAGCCAAACCGAACGGAACGCCTTGCTTGATAGAAGGAATTCCTTCCCAGATCTCCCCCTGGTGAATTACACCAGTCAGTACGGTCTGGGTTGTTTTGAAGGTGTCAAAGCCTTTCCCCAGAAAGAGGGAGGCCTGAAAGTATTCCGCCCCGGGGAGAACTCAGCCCGGATGGCCCGTTCCATGGCTGGACTGGGCATGCCCGGCGTAGACGAAGATCTCTGCACCCAGGCTATTCTGGGAACCCCCTCCCGTAATGCCGAACTGGGATTTACCGTCAAATACGATCCTCTATGGGAAAAAGACTCCTTCATGAGTGCCGGATCTGTCTATATCAGACCCTTTAGCTGGTCCGAGCCGGGCATTGGAGTCAGTCTTTCCAAAAACCCCTGGCTTGTTGTGATCAATACCCCTGTTTCAGCCTATTTTTCCGGTGACAATTTTGATGCAGTCACAACGGATATGTCACGGGCGACTCCCAAGGGAACGGGTTGGATAAAATGTGACGCCAACTATGTCATTCCCTGCCTCGCCAAAAGCAAGGCACTTCAGGATGGTTTTATGGAAGCAATCTTCCTGGATGCTATGGAACATAAATACATCGAAGAAGGCTCGTCGTGTAACTTCTTCTGTCTTTTGAAAAACGGAACTCTGGTGACTCCGGAACTGGGTGATACCATCCTGCCTGGAATCACGAGAAAGAGTCTTATTCAGTTGGCCCGGGACAGAGCGGTGAGTGTTGCAGAAAGAAAACTCCCTCTGGAAGAAGTCCTGGCAGATGGTGCCGAGTGTTTTGTCACAGGAACGGCCGCAGGGCTCACTCCCATTACTTCTTTGACCCATGAAGGGAAAAAGACTGTCTTTGGGAATGGAAAACCCGGTGAGCTTTCCCTATCCATGCAGAAAGAGCTTAAAGGTATTCAGTATGGAGTACTGGAAGATAGATTTAACTGGATGGTTCCAGTCAAGTCCTGATTTCAGCGGCTCAGTAGTTCTTCGGGAGTCCGGGTGATTTCATCATAAAGATAGACATCGCTCTCTGGTAGAGGCTTGATCATGGCCATGGTATTCTGAAAGACAAGGCTGTCTTCTGGACGACTTCTGACCATAGTCTCCGGATCACGGTCAATCCGGTCAGCATAATCGGCTGCTCTGGTCAATGAAAGAAGAGCCTGACTCTGCTTGACCTGGTCTGATCCTCTCTCTGCCAGAGAATAATCCACATAGGCCAGATTGTTGTACACTCGGATGAAGTGATTCACTAAAGAACGGTGTTC
Coding sequences within it:
- a CDS encoding aminotransferase class IV encodes the protein MAFTLSIYPWVYVGKFNESWSGDFIEQEHLSPEGEAALSQTERNALLDRRNSFPDLPLVNYTSQYGLGCFEGVKAFPQKEGGLKVFRPGENSARMARSMAGLGMPGVDEDLCTQAILGTPSRNAELGFTVKYDPLWEKDSFMSAGSVYIRPFSWSEPGIGVSLSKNPWLVVINTPVSAYFSGDNFDAVTTDMSRATPKGTGWIKCDANYVIPCLAKSKALQDGFMEAIFLDAMEHKYIEEGSSCNFFCLLKNGTLVTPELGDTILPGITRKSLIQLARDRAVSVAERKLPLEEVLADGAECFVTGTAAGLTPITSLTHEGKKTVFGNGKPGELSLSMQKELKGIQYGVLEDRFNWMVPVKS